Genomic segment of Chelmon rostratus isolate fCheRos1 chromosome 2, fCheRos1.pri, whole genome shotgun sequence:
CTTTAATTGTACTGAGCAGCACAGGACCTTTAGCTGTCTTTGGTTGCTAACAAACTCTGCAGTAGACTGCTATATCATATTCTATTGTCAATTAATCCGCGGTGAGATTATAATATAAAAGTATTGTAGTCTTGAAGATCATTTCAAGGGGATATCCTGTTAGAGGTGTGCTTAGCCATGCATTTTATATTGAGCACagagttttgtttctttaactCAGACTTTGCCAGCTGAGTGGGTAGTCTTTGATGAGAATGTTTCTGATGCTGTTATCAGATAAACGTGTAGTCTTGGCTGTTGGCTTTAAGTTTCTTTATtgctttcctgctgctgctttcacaaataaagtgaacatgaacaaaatTGAGtgcctttcttttctgttgctCTAAAAACAACTTTCTTACATGAACTGATAAACTGATCCAACAGTTTATTTCACTGGAAGTGGTCAGAGGAATATCAATAGTAATTTAGCCCTGCTGTGGGGTGCTGACACTTATGGCGGAgcactgccctctagtggttaATTAATGCATGTGCACCtcaacacacaggaacagagaggaaattTTACACTTTCATGTACTTGAAAACCTTGACAACAATCAAATTTCATGTCCCCATAACagctacagtaaaaaaaaagctaatattcaagttaaagttaaaataaaaccagtttTTCAGTCCATCTGAGAGGTTGTGAGGGTTGGTGTTTCTGAAGAAACAAGTCTTAACAGTATATTTACATCAGGAGTCTCACATGCGGATCAGATTTTAGTCAAATCAACTATCACACCCAAAATATCTGGTGCTTTCTCGCACTGCTGTAGTACTAGTGAAAAGTTTAAAAATTGGAAATAAGTTTCTCTTTATTGAAAGCACCCAGAAAACAGCTAGCATTTAGCTTAGTAaagtattagcatgctaacatttgccaatCAGCGCAGACTACATTTGAGGAGAAGGCTATCATTATTTTTTctggtatttggtcataaaccgtTGGACAACTggaattttgacctgatgatggcgctagaggaaaaggtcaggggatcaccaaagagACTACAGTTCATCCTCAgagggacatgaatgtctgtttcagtgtggaccaaaaTGGTGGACTGACCTGACCTTGATCCTTATTTACTGCTTTATTATTTCCATCTCAattaaaaaagtttaatattatCAAGAAAAAGGTGAGTAAAAGTAAGTTTCCTTTTTGCCTAATTTAGCCATAAAATataaacagtgacaaaatgaaGGCTTTAGTGGAAAACATCCATATTAGTAACTGGTGAGACAACGGTTGCTTAGTAACGGTTGGTGGGGAAGAGGCGCACGAGAGCACGGGAATGGGGTTGGGCGAACAGCGCTCAGAAAGACGCTCCCCTCGCTTCTGATTGGTCGCCGGCCTGCAGTTTTCGCGCCAACGCGCTGCATTGTGGGGATGGCTAGCGGAAGTCCGCCGGTCGTGGGGAAGGTGGCGTTGTGCCTGTGCGGATACGGGGGTGTCGTGTTTTGGTTTTTAGGCTTTAACTCCGTGTGATTTTAAACTTGGCTGAAACTGTAGCTGGATTTTTGTACGAATGCGGGGCGAAGAGTCGTCGGATTCTGAGTcgggaaggatggaggagagttCAATCCGGAGGAGTTTGGAGACGTTGTGTCAGGAGCTGAACATGGACGAGCAGACTGCTGCTGAAGCCATGGAGAACTTCACTGCCATATGGAATACATACACACTGGAGGTAATGTCGTCCTCTGACGGGCGTCCTCAGTGCCTGTTTTATGACTCAGCCCGAAGTTAAACGCTCGGCCACAGATTCATCGAAATATCCTTAACTTTGATCGTTCTGTAACGTTAAACTCCCTGTAGGACCAAACTTCAGTGCGGTGTGGGACACAAACACTGGGTTAAAGGGCTTCATTTGcagactgttttcattatctgatcattctcttatttttttgattaatctACTTAACCACGTTAAATCAGTATAACTTTGTAAAGTACTAGGATATGAGTAACATTGACAGCTTCCCTGAGTCCGCTTTATTATCTGTTTACTTTGTAACCAAGtattaacatttaaatgacagAGAGGAGCCAACGTGTTTTAAATAAACCGTAATAAACACCATTTAACCTGCACCTTTCAAACAGGGCTGCAACTTACCGTCACTATTCATTAATCTGTTGGATCGTTCAGTCTGTAAattgtcagaaaacaaagaaaaacatctatAACCTCAGTCCAAATCGACCTCTTCAAATGTCCAGCCTGTCAATTAATCGTCGAATTGTTTCACctccactttcaaaataaagctacaATGTGCTTTTTACACAGggaaaactaaaaataaaatcGTTTCACCTGAAGAACATAAGCCTTTTAAAGGTACAAAAGCTCATGTAGAATCAAACACGCTACAtatgtgtacactgtgtgttaTCCTTGTATTTGAAGTGCTGCGTTTCCTGATAATTACTGTGCTCAGTTATGTTTGTTGTAAAGCCTTTTGGCACAAAcgtggtttgtttttaaagcaccCTGAAAATAAATTTGACTGTGACAATAAAATAAGACCTTCAATTGTGAATAGACATGattgaaatagaaaaaaataaatcatatgGCTAATTTTTGATCAGAGATTGCTTTAAAAAGATTTAGAAAATCTAATTGTGTCTGTGAAtgtcatatttgagaagctgtaaGCAGCACATTGATGAGATGATGGCTATTGATCCCAttattgatcccatgctggTAAACTGAggtgtcacagcagaaaaaggaTCTACAAGAACACATGCAAGTATTAGTGAGTTCAATTACATGTATGAACACTGAGGTCATACATAGGGCtggtgttgtactggactgcattacagtgtgtttttaatattctgcCTCCCTCCTGTGCATAAAAGGgaagaacaaaacatttcaaacatcacTCAATATAATGTTAATGAACAACACCACCTTTAGCTTTGACCTCAATGATAAACACAGAGTTGAGTTTAACGTATTTCAAACAAAATGGAATATTAGGAGCTTCATAAAGAAAGGTGTTATGGAAGGGctgagtgtgtatatgtgataTTACCTTTGACATTAATCCCACACCTCACTGGCAGACAGAtcagatgcagatttttttttcttggttaaGTGACATGTTATGACatgtcagctgtctgtctgcatttcCTCACTGAGACAGGTATTTGCCCAACCCTGGGCCGGAGATtacgtcatcatcatcagcatcatcacagtCAAATGCAGGGATCAAAGTGACTCTTTAGCTCCATCATTACGACTTTGCTCCAATATggcaatgagagagagagaaatagcaACGGCCACATGTTGGTTGAATGCCATTTAAAGTCCCACACCACTTAATTTATGCACTGTGCTGCCAGTTCATTTATCCACCAGGTGACATTTACCAACTTGAACTGACAAAGTGGTTCATTAGTCACTGTGGTGGCAGAATAAAAAGTGAGCTTCATTAAGAACTGATATCGAAATCTGATAGTTTGACCCTCGCCAGGACCAGTAACATTAGGGGTTTGTTATGTCGGATAACATTCCAGTCAGATATGCTTATTGTATGTTAATAATATATTGTAAATAAGTGGTTTTGAAAGAAGATAATAATACTTATACTCACTTGCTTTTTGATCTTGTATCAAGTTTAGAACTGCAACTGCTGGTTATTATAGATTCATCTTCACGTTATTTCTCTGATAGCTGATTAGTTATTTTATCTACAAAGGGtcagaaaatagcaaaaagtCCCATCAAAATTAACCAGAGCCCAAAGCGATATGTTGATTGTTGATTATCCAATCAATCAATTTACTGTtatataaaacagataaaagcaaaaacaatactCACATTCATGAAGCAgcaaatatttttgtatttctcaaaatgattAATCTTTTCGTGAAAAAGATTCTGTTGATTATCTAATCTattaattgactgattgttCAGCTAAAATCAAGACTCATTTCAAGACTCATGTGAGATGCTGTGCAGTCTGAAAGATCTTATTATGATGCTTTTAAGACTTTCATAGTCATCAGTCAATGCTGCAGGATTATTACTCGCTGGGTCCTTGTAATTTACGGCCTTCACCAGCCTGgttaaaaataatgaagtgTATTTTctgaagttaaataaaaactagAAACTGCCGTGGCCTTCAGTAGACTAAAAGCCAAACAGTTCAACTTGTTGAAGGGTGTTCTCTCCCCCTTTCCCTGAATTTGTACAGCGTTTTTTAACTCCATGTACCATATTCATAATGTTTGGCTATTCGTCTGCAGCTTTTCGTGCTCCTGTTGATGTGCataagtttgtgtttgtgagtttaAAGTGGGTCAGCGACGGGCGAGCTCTCCGTTTCTGCATAATTGAGATAAGACATGaggtgtgtgtaaatgtactgctgtgtttgcacagggCGAGGTGGTCCACTGGTTGGCCTGTTCGCTGTATGCAGCCTGCAGGAAGGGATCCACTCCCACAGTGGGGAAAGGTTTGATGGAAGGAAACTGTGTCTCCCTCACCAGGATCCTTCGCACCTCCAAACTCAGGTCAGTGTGCAGAAATGAATTCTGAAGTTCAGCTGAATGTATAATAAGGCATCCACAGTCTCAGTTCAACTAAACTTCccagtgtttttcctcctgagctgcagaggaggggcAATAACACAACAAGGCAACAACTACTCTGGATTTTTATCCCCCGTCACTTTGAAATTGCTTTAGGAGGGGTTTTCTTTGCAACCAGTAATAGAGAGGAAGAATGATTACAGCGACCACTAACTCCCTCAATGTACATATGAGCATGTGAGTGTTGCATTCATATAGATTAGACCTGTCCTTCAAATTAGTGAGACTAGGTGATGTAAAGTGAAAGCTGAGGATTCAAGTTGACTATCTGTAATAGAACAAAAGCTCTGAAGTCCTTCAAAGAACTGGATCATAAACTGCAAACTCAAGCTGTGAAATATGGAAATGGTTGTAATTGCAGCTTCACTTCACTGGACTGATGAACTGATCACTGTGACcttacaaaatgtttttagccACAACTCCAGAATTCATtcactaattatgacaaaatttcacacaaatgtcttaATAGGATAAAATGACgtgatgacatttttatatCCATCAGgaggtcagcttcactgtgacatcatgatgttgtgcagaaactcttttctgtccgttattcagcagcagaactcaggaacagaagacAGATCgtgaccatgtttcacatttggtcagatgctgaatcGGTGACTCTAATCTTCGCCGTCCACCTTGAAACTCTGCTGATTCTAAAGATCTTCTGTTTCTGggttgaacatgtgtgtgaaacGTCCACATGTacagcttctttgcagcagcgtccatatttgaagcattgtagtccagcacaagctgagtggttgtgctgatattgatcttcaggtgattgtcgctgcaccatgtgatgaagctctctgtcagtcctctggactcctctggacaaacagtctctaagtgaagacagcatgtttctctctggatgTTATTCACCGGAATCAGACATGTCGATACAGcgagaacttccatttcaccaactAATACACTGAGTACCTTTAATTAAACtcacttcactgcatttattacatgagtctggacagacatggaggTAAATTCAACTTGACTGGTTAGTGGAGGCAAACATCCAGGAGGCGGTTATTCTAGTTATTTCTGGAACCTGCAGATgccatttttgccttttttaagtggtcatttctttgcttttgtatGTTGCTCCTAACACTTCTCTCCCTGTTCTCCCAGTCTGATCCAGTTCTTCTCTAAGATGAGGAAGTGGGCCGACATGTCCAACCTCTCACAGGACTTCAGGCTGCGCATGGAGCGACTTGAGCGCAACTTTGAGGTTTCCACCGTGATTTTCCGCAAGTTTGAGCCCATCTTCATGGACATGTTTCAGAACCCGCAGGGAGGGGAACCGCCACGGCAACCGCGCAGCAGGAAGCACAGGCAcgaggctcacacacacacacacacacactgctagcCCTGAAGCAGGGCACACAAGTGCAAAGATTTTATTCTCTCAGTCACGTGAAGCCCAATCTAACCAAGTGTGTGTTCTCTCTTGGGCTCTGCAGGCGACTCCCCTGTCACATCAGTGATGTGTTCAAGTTCTGCTGGACTCTGTTTGTCTACACAAAAGGTAAGATTACAGAAAACTCAGCTCAGTAATGGTTGTGCTGACACAAGTCTCTGCCAGAGTTTAGTTTACACCGTAAACTTCATGGACCAATTTATATCTGTAATTAATATTAAGCTGTTGGTTTGTTCGGGTTAGAGCTGGAACCAAcactgattttctcatttagttgttttgtctgtaaattgtgagaaaaatgtcagttttttccttttacagatatttagtttactcttttattttccaaagAAAACCTCCAAATTCTCACTTTTGAGAGTTTGGAAGCAGCACATGTTTTGCGTTTTTCCATGAAAAGTTCCTGAAACAGTCAGTTATCAAAATGGTAGCAGATTAATTAGCGGTTAATCAACTAATCCAATAATCGACTGATAGTTGTAGCTGTGGTTAGGATGCAGATTACCCCTGTGTGATGTGAGATGTGACTGTGAAGGTAACTTCCGTATGATCGGTGATGACCTGGTGAACTCTTaccacctgctgctctgctgtctggaCTTGGTGTTTGGCAACGCTCTGCTCTGTGCCAACAGGAAGGACCTCATCAACCCAACGTTCAGAGGTGAGGCTTTGATGTGTGGACTCAGCGCACAGCTCAATATTTGTGTATCTGCTGTAAACAGTCAGTGTAGTGTCTGAACAGACATCAGCTGTAGCTTTTAAGGTCAAACGTTTGTTAATTGAGGTGTAAATGACCTTTCAGTATGACCTCATTCTGCTCTGTATGGAAGGTGCACAGAgacaacttttgttgtgatttggtgatATATAATTGAACTGACAAGTCAGCAGCTCCGCCTTGAAGTATCTGTATACACTAgttcctttctgtctgtctgtctgcaggtctgcCTGCTCTGTACCGCGCTGACGGCCATGTTTCACCAGACGAGCCTCCTCCATGTGTGTTGGAGAGGTTGTGTGAGCTGCATGACGGGCTGGTGGTGGAGGCCAAAGGCATCAAACAGCACTACTTTAAACCCTACATACAgaaactgctgcagaaacaggtacacacacacacacacacatgttcatcACATTCATTCAGATTTGTTTCCTGTATTTTGAAAGTGcatttcttccttccttccttgcttccttcattcattcatcctcaTTTCATTCCTCCCTTCAGCCGCATACAGTTatcctctcactctttctttccttcctggTCATAAAACAGTATTAATTAAAACTTTACATTCAAAATCTGACAGTATAAATACATCAACACATTTATAGCCTGAACATGTGATGCTTTTATGGCTTCCAACCCagatttcagttgttttttttttaagaaaatgcCCTACTTTTCAACTCCTAATCTCACTTCTTGCCATCAGATCCTGAAAGGAAACGAGGAGCATTTGACAGAACTGCTGGATCCTCAGAACTTCATTGATAACAAGTAAGCCAGTCAGAAATCAGAGGTCAAGGGTCGCCGTCACTTAGCTCTGTCTCCAAATCTGTGTTGCTGAATGGAAGTTTTGAACATGTGAGTAGTTTGCAGAGTTATTGTAGTGTTCAtctctccgtgtgtgtgtgtgtgtgtgtacagtaaagCCATAAACAGGGAGTATGAGGAGTACGTGTTGACGGTGGGAGATTTTGATGAGCGAGTGTTTCTGGGAGCCGATGCCGATGAGGAAATCGGGACCCCGAGGAAGATCATTCAGGAACCGTCCGCCAGCCAGACGACCTCTcaaaaccagctgcaacagcACGTAGAGAaggtgcgcgcacacacacacacacacacacacacacacacacacacacacacacacacacacacacagaacaacatgtACATAAGGTATTATATACCAACATCCAAACACAGCATGGGACTGGTGATATCCCATATTTTGGGATACATTTTGCGAACAAGCTGAAACCAGTTTGTTGGTCTGTCTCTGAATGTTTTCTGACTTCTCTGCTCGGCTTTTCTATTCAGCTCCAAGACCATCACTTCCCACTAAAGCTTtcaatctttaaaaaataaataagactgCTGGTCACTCaagtttttatcaaatgttaattgtgcatttgttggggactactttcagtGGCAGATAAATCCACATTTGGTGTGCTAGTGAGcatttgtggcagcaggaagGTGTATGTTGGATTGAGTCAGAATAAACCACAGTCTGTGTTTATAAAGGAACATGAACAATGTGACACTGATGTGTCTtaaatagtttttggacaacacattaaaatgagttCTGGTTCCTTTCAGGCCGGGCAGAGTTTATATGTAACAAcaaggcaattcaaagtgctttacatgaaGGCATTAGGATAATAAGAAGCATGAGTCAACATAAAGAGACAAGTGGAAATTggattttaaaaagtacaataaaatgtaaagaagcTGAAACACTATAAAACAGATTCAACATGTGAATAAAGATTATAGTGCGATGCAAAATAGGAATATATGTAttctctgttttaatttgataAAAGGCAGCGGCAAACAGAAAACTATGAATTCTTGATTTTGATAAACTGTGAGATCTGACTAGTTACTGAGAATATTGTACATATGTACAATAAGACTTTATTCTTGGTACATACAATATATTTACAACattataaacagagaaaaatctgcttttatAGACAGATGATATGAACACGCACTCAGACAGGGGGTAGaaataatctctctctctctctgtgtgtgcagtctggctctctcgctccctccacccctctgaCAGGACGGGTTTACCTGAAGGAGAAGGACCTGCTCGTCACGCCCGTCTCCTCGGCGACACAGAGTGTCAGCCGGCTGCAGAGCATGGTGGCCGGTTTGCGGACGGCCCCCAGCGACCACCTGATGCAGATCTTCAGGTCAGTTCCTGTTTTGGTCTCTGCGTCTTCCTGCATTGCTGTAGTcgtggaggatgaggagagagtAGAACAGCACAGGGGAAGTTACGGTGGGGTAGAACCACAGTGGAGTAGAGGACAGGGAGACTGCGGTAAAGTCGATGAGACACCTCAACGACCCGGATTCCAAAAACgttttctattaaaaaaacaacaacttttcttacatatattttgtgctttttgttgcGTAATGTGTTTAATTGCTGAAAGTTTAAAACCATAAACTGGTCACGTGCAttactttaatttaaatgttttaaaggtCATGCTCCAGAGATCCCACAGAGTCCATACTGGCCCGAGTAAAGACACTGGGACAAACCTTCAAAGAGCATTACACCAACGACTCGGAGGACATGCCCGGCTCTCATATAGGTAcagcgcatgcacacacacacacacacacacacacacacacacacacacacacacacacacacacacacacacacacacacacacacacacacaccaacacaccaacacaccactAATGTGTCAGTAATCCTTTCATGCAGAACAATCTTTGCTGTAGCAcatcaaccttttcttttttttttaaatgttctgcCCCATCCACGCTATGATTGGTTGTTTCACGAATGTTGACAATGAGCGCATGAACTGCATGACATGTTCACTGTCAACAAAAGGcaccagccagccagccagccacaCCCAGACCTTATCTCGTCCTCCTTGTCTTCAGTCTGactgcctctgctgcagagcctTGAACAGTTGAACTGGTGTCACTGGTCTCATTGAGCTGCTGTCTCCGCTCTGCAGTGCACCAGTTCTGAGCACCAGAGCTGGTCCTGGACTCCTCGGCTGACAGCGCGGTCAGCAGCCCGGCAGGAGAAGCGCTCTCTGGTTTTATAACAGAACAACAAACGGgacacagacttttactttcactgactgtgtggaaatcatcatcatcacaaatgATGAAGAAAGCTGCTAAAAGGGGATTCTTCTCAGGTAAAACATGAGACATGTTGGCTGATACAGGAATTCAGTGTGGCGCTGAACTGGAAAAAGCAGCATCACCGAATGATTGACTGGTAACAGTGGTAAAGGTGAGCAATTATCAACCCAACCCACAGAGCCACTGGCCCACCGGGAGTCCTCCCAGCACTCCCAGTGGCCAGTCCCACTGTACTGCTCACAGTGACGAGTGTTGTTTCAGTTGTTTGTTTGATGGTCCCTTTATTTATCCACCACCGTGGCGTGGCTGTTGAGATTTAACGTCACTTCACAAATTCATGGTCTGCATTTGGCTGGTGGCAGGTGCTagtttccaacacacacacacacacacatatcttgGTGAGGTATCCTGAATTTCTAACAGACAAGATGTGATATACATCCAGGTGAGTCGTTCAGATATAATTGGCAGTTTCGCGATTTTGAACTGACAATACTTCAACAAACCTGAGTCGTCTTATCAGGGGATTTATCTTCTCGCTGAATCCTCCAGCTGGATAGCATTTGAATGATCTGTCGTTTCTTGTTGCCTTGGTTGGGATAACCTGCAACataatattatttattgtgtgtccgtatttttacatgtttggaGACGCAGCAGGATCTCTGTAGCATATAAATGATCCACCTTTTGTCATCTATGTCAGACTTTGCAGAGAACCGTCTGAAGCTGGCTGAGATCCTCTACTACAAGATCCTGGAGAACGTCATAGTTCAGGAGACCAAGCGGCTGCACGGCAAAGACATGAGCGTACGCAGCAGCCCTGAATTTCAAATCTTTAtttgtgtgacagtgtgtcGTCTTTCTCGCTGAGAGTCACATGAtaagattgataccactgttgtatctgtctgttcattatgaagctacagccagttagcttagcataaagagtggaagcagCCTGGCTTTGTCCCCAAAGGTTTGACAAAAAAGCTTCACTTATTAGCTTTTTCTAAGCTTCCACGTGTATCTTGTTGTTCTCATTATTTCAACCAACCATCCAAAACAAGTAAGTGGACCTTTAAGTTGAGGTTATTTTGTCCAACATATTGTTTCCAAGAACTTCCACATGTGCGTCTTTATTTGGTTTTATCTACAGCAAATGTATTTCATAGTTCATTGCCCCAAACAAAGGCAAAAGCTCCTTACcagggaaaatgaaaacatatgtTAATGTGTAGATTAACCATCTTTTTTGCCTTCCCTCCCTCATTTCATAACATGTGTCTaggtgtgtttcagtgttttgtgatCATTCGTCGGCTGTCACATGAAGACATAAAGTCTTTTTGGTACTTGAAgtaaatataaatgtgtgtttatgtgtgttggTAGGTGCTGTTAGAGCAGGACATCTTTCACTGTTCCCTGATGGCGTGTTGTCTGGAGGTGGTGTTGTTCTCCTACAGCTCCCAAAGAACCTTTCCCTGGATCATCAACATCTTCAAACTGGCCCCATTCTACTTTTTTAAGGTCACAgacactcaaaaacacacacttttacaccttTAAGCAGCCAGTGAGGAGTCTGGAGGATACGGGATGTTTCGGTTCTTTCAAGCTGAAACATTCTCAAGTCCAGTCGGCAACTTTTCACTGAAAGCAgagctgtgtctgtttgtcccGCAGGTGATCGAGGTGTTTATCCGCTCAGAGGAAGGCCTGTCCAGAGACATGGTGAAGCATCTGAACCTGATCGAGGAGCAGGTTCTGGACAGTAAAGCGTGGAGCGCTGACTCTGCCCTGTGGAGCGCCCTGCAGGCTGCTGGGAACAAAGTGCCCACAGTGGAGGAGgtcagcaggaaacacacaaacatacagacatttCAGCAGCAATCGCACAAACATTGGAGAAATTTCCCTTCTTTCTCGTTTTGCtgcttcttgtctttgtctttaatttaCTTTCTCGTTGTCCTCCTTTCTGTCAGGTGAATTTTTCCTCCAGTCTTGATACGGGTTCTGGTGCTGCTCCTGGTTCTGTTTCTGGGTCGAGCAGCGGAGCACAGTCCCACCTGCCTCTGGTCGCGCTTTCCCCCATCATCCACCCCCGCATCAGGGAGTTCAGATCAGGTCTGGGCAGTGCACGCAAAGGTGGGTGTACaggtgcatctgtgtgtttaggTGTATGGTTTGTTTCTGAAGGTAAAATATGAGCTATGATCAAGTTTATCATCagtttcttctcctcttccagATGTGCCTCCCTCTCCGTTGTCGGTCCATGACCGGTACAGCTCCCCGGCAGCTGGCAGCGCTAAACGGCGTCTCTTTGGCGACGACCCTCCAACGTCAGGGGCGGCCCCCAGCGTGAGCCTGATGTCGTCACCGGCCAAAAGGCTGACGTTCGGCTCAAGCAGCACCCTGAAGATCGGAGCTCACGGCACCCAGGCCACCGTCCTGAGTATCCCGCTGCAAGGTAGacgacacacacatttacacacgcTTACAGCAGTGAACACGGAGAATACAAAGGAGATGCTGATGCTTAAAGTAGACACAACTGCTACGAAAGCCCCATTCAGAAATGCACCCATGATGCAGTTTAACATCTCACAGTAACATTTCCGCATCACTTTCAACTGTAAAGGCTGCAGCAGAATAAGAggagacatgcagagagagaaacgtGCATCTTTAATCTCCTGCCAAGATCACTGCAATAAAGTGAATATCATCTTCATCTCTTGTGCACGAAGAGAATAAAATCTGTGTCAGAAACACTTTGAAAGAgccattttttccccttgtAGTGCCAACAGAGCAGAAGATCTCTTGTACAGCCACAGCAATAATTTGACCAGCACCCTCTtatgttttccattttccttcagGCCaactgtgtgaaaaaacagatgaatatcCAGCAAAGCTCTGTACATACAGCATGAGGGCAATAAGGACCTCTGCACTGTCAGATATTataaaacaagctgtaaaatTCAGTCTCTAATAACACAGAATGAGGATATATTGGCAGATCTATCAGTGAATTAGTCTGAGCTCTTTCAGTTAAAGTCCTTCATGTCTGAATTCACGAAGTGAGG
This window contains:
- the rbl1 gene encoding retinoblastoma-like protein 1 — its product is MRGEESSDSESGRMEESSIRRSLETLCQELNMDEQTAAEAMENFTAIWNTYTLEGEVVHWLACSLYAACRKGSTPTVGKGLMEGNCVSLTRILRTSKLSLIQFFSKMRKWADMSNLSQDFRLRMERLERNFEVSTVIFRKFEPIFMDMFQNPQGGEPPRQPRSRKHRRLPCHISDVFKFCWTLFVYTKGNFRMIGDDLVNSYHLLLCCLDLVFGNALLCANRKDLINPTFRGLPALYRADGHVSPDEPPPCVLERLCELHDGLVVEAKGIKQHYFKPYIQKLLQKQILKGNEEHLTELLDPQNFIDNNKAINREYEEYVLTVGDFDERVFLGADADEEIGTPRKIIQEPSASQTTSQNQLQQHVEKSGSLAPSTPLTGRVYLKEKDLLVTPVSSATQSVSRLQSMVAGLRTAPSDHLMQIFRSCSRDPTESILARVKTLGQTFKEHYTNDSEDMPGSHIDFAENRLKLAEILYYKILENVIVQETKRLHGKDMSVLLEQDIFHCSLMACCLEVVLFSYSSQRTFPWIINIFKLAPFYFFKVIEVFIRSEEGLSRDMVKHLNLIEEQVLDSKAWSADSALWSALQAAGNKVPTVEEVNFSSSLDTGSGAAPGSVSGSSSGAQSHLPLVALSPIIHPRIREFRSGLGSARKDVPPSPLSVHDRYSSPAAGSAKRRLFGDDPPTSGAAPSVSLMSSPAKRLTFGSSSTLKIGAHGTQATVLSIPLQGISNDRTITLIPVQPPDSSGTITAQLLLTASPSRAVTAPSTSDPQAGSGRPRRTGSLALFFRKVYHLASVRLRDLCVKLDISLELRGKIWTCFEHILVHCTDLMRGRHLDQLLLCSVYIISKITKESHTFHDIMKCYRSQPQASSHVYRSVLLRHTPREQVADENMEVDPASGGESAEKTNQASGDANSSQSGEEERGDLIQFYNSVFVLKIKSFALRYANHDNRVDAPPLSPFPSVRAQPLSPRRVSQRHSLYVSPHKNSAGCLTPNSYTYRINSSPSKELSDINRMIRQGCVSRKRAFTMEGDVMMSSACDSPSKRACPENGSSPDVLLKRLQDVVSERQSH